The proteins below come from a single Canis aureus isolate CA01 chromosome 14, VMU_Caureus_v.1.0, whole genome shotgun sequence genomic window:
- the WFS1 gene encoding wolframin isoform X3 yields the protein MKADVEVPFGDVLERAKAGDAKAQTEAGKHYLLLAGTGDEELNNCTAVDWLILAAKQGRREAVKLLRRCLADRKGITFENEQEVKQLSSETDLERAVRKAALVMYWKLNPKKKKQVAVSELLENVGQVNEQEGAAQPGPIPKSLQKQRRVLERLVSSESKSHIAPDDFVEITKKYAKGIIPANLFLQDDDDDELAGKGPEDLPLRLKMVKYPLHAVMEIKEYLIDVASRAGMHWLSSIVPTQHINALIFFFIISNLTIDFFAFFIPLVVFYLSFVSMVICTLKVFQDSRAWESFRTLTGLLLRFEPNLDVEQAEVNFGWNHLEPYVHFLLSVFFVIFSFPIASKDCIPCSELAVVSIFFTATSYVSLSSSAEPYTRRALVTEVAAGLLSLLPTLPCGWQHLKLLGQTFVTVPLGHLVVLNVSVPCLLYVYLLYLFFRMAQLRGFKGTYCYLVPYLVCFMWCELSVVILLESTGLGLARATVGYFLFLFALPVLVAGLALMGVLQLARWFLSLELTKVAVTALLCSVPLLFRWWSKASFSPVAMVKSLTRSSVVKLILVWITAIVLFCWLYVYRSEGMKVYNSTLTWQQYGFLCGPRAWKETNMARTQILCSHLEGHRVTWTGRFKYVRVTEIDNSAEAAINMLPLFVGDWMRCLYGEAYPSCSPGNASTAAEELCRLKLLAKHPCHIRKFDRYKFEITVGMPYSGANGSRGPEEDDVTKDIVLRASGEFKDVLLGLRHGSLIEFSTVLEGRLGSKWPVFELKAIRCLNCMAQLSPARRHVKIEHDWRSTVHGAVKFAFDFFFFPFLSAV from the exons ATGAAGGCAGATGTGGAGGTGCCCTTTGGAGACGTGCTGGAGAGGGCCAAGGCAGGGGACGCCAAGGCGCAGACGGAG GCGGGGAAGCACTACCTGCTCCTGGCGGGCACCGGGGACGAGGAGCTGAACAACTGCACGGCTGTCGACTGGCTCATCCTCGCTGCCAAGCAGGGCCGGCGCGAGGCTGTCAAGCTCCTGCGCAGGTGCCTGGCCGACAGGAAAG GCATCACTTTTGAGAACGAGCAGGAGGTGAAGCAGCTCTCCTCTGAGACCGACCTGGAGCGGGCGGTGCGCAAGGCGGCCCTGGTCATGTACTGGAAGCTCAACCccaagaagaagaagcaggtggCCGTGTCCGAGCTGCTGGAGAACGTGGGTCAGGTCAACGAGCAGG AGGGAGCGGCACAGCCGGGCCCCATCCCCAAGTCCCTCCAGAAGCAGAGGCGGGTGCTGGAGCGCTTGGTCAGCAGCGAAT CCAAGAGCCACATAGCGCCGGACGACTTCGTGGAGATCACCAAGAAGTACGCCAAGGGCATCATCCCCGCCAACCTGTTCCTGcaggacgacgacgacgacgagcTGGCCGGCAAGGGCCCCGAGGACCTGCCCCTGCGTCTGAAG ATGGTCAAGTACCCGTTGCACGCTGTCATGGAGATCAAGGAGTACCTGATCGACGTGGCCTCGCGGGCGGGCATGCACTGGCTGTCCAGCATCGTGCCCACCCAGCACATCAACGCCCTcatcttcttcttcatcatcagCAACCTGACCATCGACTTCTTCGCCTTCTTCATCCCGCTGGTCGTCTTCTACCTGTCGTTCGTCTCCATGGTGATCTGCACCCTCAAGGTGTTCCAGGACAGCAGGGCGTGGGAGAGCTTCCGCACCCTCACGGGCCTGCTCCTGCGCTTCGAGCCCAACCTGGACGTGGAGCAGGCCGAGGTCAACTTCGGCTGGAACCACCTGGAGCCCTACGTGCACTTCCTGCTGTCTGTCTTCTTCGTCATCTTCTCCTTCCCCATCGCCAGCAAGGACTGCATCCCCTGCTCTGAGCTGGCCGTCGTGTCCATCTTCTTCACCGCCACCAGCTACGTGAGCCTGAGCTCGTCTGCCGAGCCCTACACCCGGAGGGCCCTGGTGACCGAGGTGGCCGCCGGCCTACTGtccctcctgcccaccctgccctgcgGCTGGCAGCACCTGAAGCTCCTGGGCCAGACCTTCGTCACCGTGCCCCTGGGCCACTTGGTCGTCCTGAACGTCAGCGTCCCCTGCCTGCTGTACGTGTACCTCCTGTACCTCTTCTTCCGCATGGCGCAGCTGCGGGGCTTCAAGGGCACCTACTGCTACCTGGTGCCCTACCTGGTCTGCTTTATGTGGTGTGAGCTGTCCGTGGTCATCCTGCTCGAGTCCACCGGCCTGGGGCTTGCCCGAGCCACCGTGGGCTACTTCCTCTTCCTGTTCGCGCTCCCCGTCCTGGTGGCCGGCCTGGCGCTCATGGGCGTGCTGCAGCTTGCCCGCTGGTTCCTGTCGCTGGAGCTCACCAAGGTGGCCGTCACTGCGCTGCTGTGCAGCGTCCCCCTGCTGTTCCGCTGGTGGAGCAAGGCCAGCTTCTCGCCGGTGGCCATGGTCAAGTCCCTGACGCGGAGCTCCGTCGTCAAGCTCATCCTGGTGTGGATCACGGCCATCGTGCTCTTCTGCTGGCTGTATGTGTACCGCTCGGAGGGCATGAAGGTCTACAACTCCACGCTCACCTGGCAGCAGTACGGCTTCCTGTGCGGGCCCCGGGCCTGGAAGGAGACCAACATGGCCCGCACCCAGATCCTGTGCAGCCACCTGGAAGGCCACAGGGTCACATGGACGGGCCGCTTCAAGTACGTGCGGGTGACGGAGATCGACAACAGCGCCGAGGCGGCCATCAACATGCTCCCGCTCTTCGTGGGCGACTGGATGCGCTGCCTGTACGGCGAGGCCTACCCGTCTTGCAGCCCCGGCAATGCTTCCACGGCCGCGGAGGAGCTATGCCGCCTGAAGCTCCTGGCCAAGCACCCCTGCCACATCCGCAAGTTCGACCGCTACAAGTTCGAGATCACGGTGGGCATGCCCTACAGTGGCGCCAACGGCTCCCGCGGCCCAGAGGAGGACGATGTCACCAAGGACATCGTGCTGCGGGCCAGCGGCGAGTTCAAGGACGTGCTTCTCGGCCTGCGCCACGGCAGCCTCATCGAGTTCAGCACCGTCCTCGAGGGCCGCCTGGGCAGCAAGTGGCCCGTCTTCGAGCTCAAGGCCATCCGCTGCCTCAACTGCATGGCACAGCTGTCCCCCGCCCGGCGCCACGTGAAGATAGAGCACGACTGGCGCAGCACCGTGCACGGCGCCGTCAAGTTCGCCTTTGACTTCTTCTTCTTCCCGTTCCTGTCGGCCGTGTGA
- the WFS1 gene encoding wolframin isoform X2, whose product MDASTPPTSPSGPQPPPPQPQARSRLNATASVEQDERGAPRAPGPDAANAAAPAAARAPSARSQERADRAGKGLGLQADHPQCHQRCVKPGPMKADVEVPFGDVLERAKAGDAKAQTEAGKHYLLLAGTGDEELNNCTAVDWLILAAKQGRREAVKLLRRCLADRKGITFENEQEVKQLSSETDLERAVRKAALVMYWKLNPKKKKQVAVSELLENVGQVNEQEGAAQPGPIPKSLQKQRRVLERLVSSESKSHIAPDDFVEITKKYAKGIIPANLFLQDDDDDELAGKGPEDLPLRLKMVKYPLHAVMEIKEYLIDVASRAGMHWLSSIVPTQHINALIFFFIISNLTIDFFAFFIPLVVFYLSFVSMVICTLKVFQDSRAWESFRTLTGLLLRFEPNLDVEQAEVNFGWNHLEPYVHFLLSVFFVIFSFPIASKDCIPCSELAVVSIFFTATSYVSLSSSAEPYTRRALVTEVAAGLLSLLPTLPCGWQHLKLLGQTFVTVPLGHLVVLNVSVPCLLYVYLLYLFFRMAQLRGFKGTYCYLVPYLVCFMWCELSVVILLESTGLGLARATVGYFLFLFALPVLVAGLALMGVLQLARWFLSLELTKVAVTALLCSVPLLFRWWSKASFSPVAMVKSLTRSSVVKLILVWITAIVLFCWLYVYRSEGMKVYNSTLTWQQYGFLCGPRAWKETNMARTQILCSHLEGHRVTWTGRFKYVRVTEIDNSAEAAINMLPLFVGDWMRCLYGEAYPSCSPGNASTAAEELCRLKLLAKHPCHIRKFDRYKFEITVGMPYSGANGSRGPEEDDVTKDIVLRASGEFKDVLLGLRHGSLIEFSTVLEGRLGSKWPVFELKAIRCLNCMAQLSPARRHVKIEHDWRSTVHGAVKFAFDFFFFPFLSAV is encoded by the exons GGCCCATGAAGGCAGATGTGGAGGTGCCCTTTGGAGACGTGCTGGAGAGGGCCAAGGCAGGGGACGCCAAGGCGCAGACGGAG GCGGGGAAGCACTACCTGCTCCTGGCGGGCACCGGGGACGAGGAGCTGAACAACTGCACGGCTGTCGACTGGCTCATCCTCGCTGCCAAGCAGGGCCGGCGCGAGGCTGTCAAGCTCCTGCGCAGGTGCCTGGCCGACAGGAAAG GCATCACTTTTGAGAACGAGCAGGAGGTGAAGCAGCTCTCCTCTGAGACCGACCTGGAGCGGGCGGTGCGCAAGGCGGCCCTGGTCATGTACTGGAAGCTCAACCccaagaagaagaagcaggtggCCGTGTCCGAGCTGCTGGAGAACGTGGGTCAGGTCAACGAGCAGG AGGGAGCGGCACAGCCGGGCCCCATCCCCAAGTCCCTCCAGAAGCAGAGGCGGGTGCTGGAGCGCTTGGTCAGCAGCGAAT CCAAGAGCCACATAGCGCCGGACGACTTCGTGGAGATCACCAAGAAGTACGCCAAGGGCATCATCCCCGCCAACCTGTTCCTGcaggacgacgacgacgacgagcTGGCCGGCAAGGGCCCCGAGGACCTGCCCCTGCGTCTGAAG ATGGTCAAGTACCCGTTGCACGCTGTCATGGAGATCAAGGAGTACCTGATCGACGTGGCCTCGCGGGCGGGCATGCACTGGCTGTCCAGCATCGTGCCCACCCAGCACATCAACGCCCTcatcttcttcttcatcatcagCAACCTGACCATCGACTTCTTCGCCTTCTTCATCCCGCTGGTCGTCTTCTACCTGTCGTTCGTCTCCATGGTGATCTGCACCCTCAAGGTGTTCCAGGACAGCAGGGCGTGGGAGAGCTTCCGCACCCTCACGGGCCTGCTCCTGCGCTTCGAGCCCAACCTGGACGTGGAGCAGGCCGAGGTCAACTTCGGCTGGAACCACCTGGAGCCCTACGTGCACTTCCTGCTGTCTGTCTTCTTCGTCATCTTCTCCTTCCCCATCGCCAGCAAGGACTGCATCCCCTGCTCTGAGCTGGCCGTCGTGTCCATCTTCTTCACCGCCACCAGCTACGTGAGCCTGAGCTCGTCTGCCGAGCCCTACACCCGGAGGGCCCTGGTGACCGAGGTGGCCGCCGGCCTACTGtccctcctgcccaccctgccctgcgGCTGGCAGCACCTGAAGCTCCTGGGCCAGACCTTCGTCACCGTGCCCCTGGGCCACTTGGTCGTCCTGAACGTCAGCGTCCCCTGCCTGCTGTACGTGTACCTCCTGTACCTCTTCTTCCGCATGGCGCAGCTGCGGGGCTTCAAGGGCACCTACTGCTACCTGGTGCCCTACCTGGTCTGCTTTATGTGGTGTGAGCTGTCCGTGGTCATCCTGCTCGAGTCCACCGGCCTGGGGCTTGCCCGAGCCACCGTGGGCTACTTCCTCTTCCTGTTCGCGCTCCCCGTCCTGGTGGCCGGCCTGGCGCTCATGGGCGTGCTGCAGCTTGCCCGCTGGTTCCTGTCGCTGGAGCTCACCAAGGTGGCCGTCACTGCGCTGCTGTGCAGCGTCCCCCTGCTGTTCCGCTGGTGGAGCAAGGCCAGCTTCTCGCCGGTGGCCATGGTCAAGTCCCTGACGCGGAGCTCCGTCGTCAAGCTCATCCTGGTGTGGATCACGGCCATCGTGCTCTTCTGCTGGCTGTATGTGTACCGCTCGGAGGGCATGAAGGTCTACAACTCCACGCTCACCTGGCAGCAGTACGGCTTCCTGTGCGGGCCCCGGGCCTGGAAGGAGACCAACATGGCCCGCACCCAGATCCTGTGCAGCCACCTGGAAGGCCACAGGGTCACATGGACGGGCCGCTTCAAGTACGTGCGGGTGACGGAGATCGACAACAGCGCCGAGGCGGCCATCAACATGCTCCCGCTCTTCGTGGGCGACTGGATGCGCTGCCTGTACGGCGAGGCCTACCCGTCTTGCAGCCCCGGCAATGCTTCCACGGCCGCGGAGGAGCTATGCCGCCTGAAGCTCCTGGCCAAGCACCCCTGCCACATCCGCAAGTTCGACCGCTACAAGTTCGAGATCACGGTGGGCATGCCCTACAGTGGCGCCAACGGCTCCCGCGGCCCAGAGGAGGACGATGTCACCAAGGACATCGTGCTGCGGGCCAGCGGCGAGTTCAAGGACGTGCTTCTCGGCCTGCGCCACGGCAGCCTCATCGAGTTCAGCACCGTCCTCGAGGGCCGCCTGGGCAGCAAGTGGCCCGTCTTCGAGCTCAAGGCCATCCGCTGCCTCAACTGCATGGCACAGCTGTCCCCCGCCCGGCGCCACGTGAAGATAGAGCACGACTGGCGCAGCACCGTGCACGGCGCCGTCAAGTTCGCCTTTGACTTCTTCTTCTTCCCGTTCCTGTCGGCCGTGTGA
- the WFS1 gene encoding wolframin isoform X1, translating into MDASTPPTSPSGPQPPPPQPQARSRLNATASVEQDERGAPRAPGPDAANAAAPAAARAPSARSQERADRAGPMKADVEVPFGDVLERAKAGDAKAQTEAGKHYLLLAGTGDEELNNCTAVDWLILAAKQGRREAVKLLRRCLADRKGITFENEQEVKQLSSETDLERAVRKAALVMYWKLNPKKKKQVAVSELLENVGQVNEQEGAAQPGPIPKSLQKQRRVLERLVSSESKSHIAPDDFVEITKKYAKGIIPANLFLQDDDDDELAGKGPEDLPLRLKMVKYPLHAVMEIKEYLIDVASRAGMHWLSSIVPTQHINALIFFFIISNLTIDFFAFFIPLVVFYLSFVSMVICTLKVFQDSRAWESFRTLTGLLLRFEPNLDVEQAEVNFGWNHLEPYVHFLLSVFFVIFSFPIASKDCIPCSELAVVSIFFTATSYVSLSSSAEPYTRRALVTEVAAGLLSLLPTLPCGWQHLKLLGQTFVTVPLGHLVVLNVSVPCLLYVYLLYLFFRMAQLRGFKGTYCYLVPYLVCFMWCELSVVILLESTGLGLARATVGYFLFLFALPVLVAGLALMGVLQLARWFLSLELTKVAVTALLCSVPLLFRWWSKASFSPVAMVKSLTRSSVVKLILVWITAIVLFCWLYVYRSEGMKVYNSTLTWQQYGFLCGPRAWKETNMARTQILCSHLEGHRVTWTGRFKYVRVTEIDNSAEAAINMLPLFVGDWMRCLYGEAYPSCSPGNASTAAEELCRLKLLAKHPCHIRKFDRYKFEITVGMPYSGANGSRGPEEDDVTKDIVLRASGEFKDVLLGLRHGSLIEFSTVLEGRLGSKWPVFELKAIRCLNCMAQLSPARRHVKIEHDWRSTVHGAVKFAFDFFFFPFLSAV; encoded by the exons GGCCCATGAAGGCAGATGTGGAGGTGCCCTTTGGAGACGTGCTGGAGAGGGCCAAGGCAGGGGACGCCAAGGCGCAGACGGAG GCGGGGAAGCACTACCTGCTCCTGGCGGGCACCGGGGACGAGGAGCTGAACAACTGCACGGCTGTCGACTGGCTCATCCTCGCTGCCAAGCAGGGCCGGCGCGAGGCTGTCAAGCTCCTGCGCAGGTGCCTGGCCGACAGGAAAG GCATCACTTTTGAGAACGAGCAGGAGGTGAAGCAGCTCTCCTCTGAGACCGACCTGGAGCGGGCGGTGCGCAAGGCGGCCCTGGTCATGTACTGGAAGCTCAACCccaagaagaagaagcaggtggCCGTGTCCGAGCTGCTGGAGAACGTGGGTCAGGTCAACGAGCAGG AGGGAGCGGCACAGCCGGGCCCCATCCCCAAGTCCCTCCAGAAGCAGAGGCGGGTGCTGGAGCGCTTGGTCAGCAGCGAAT CCAAGAGCCACATAGCGCCGGACGACTTCGTGGAGATCACCAAGAAGTACGCCAAGGGCATCATCCCCGCCAACCTGTTCCTGcaggacgacgacgacgacgagcTGGCCGGCAAGGGCCCCGAGGACCTGCCCCTGCGTCTGAAG ATGGTCAAGTACCCGTTGCACGCTGTCATGGAGATCAAGGAGTACCTGATCGACGTGGCCTCGCGGGCGGGCATGCACTGGCTGTCCAGCATCGTGCCCACCCAGCACATCAACGCCCTcatcttcttcttcatcatcagCAACCTGACCATCGACTTCTTCGCCTTCTTCATCCCGCTGGTCGTCTTCTACCTGTCGTTCGTCTCCATGGTGATCTGCACCCTCAAGGTGTTCCAGGACAGCAGGGCGTGGGAGAGCTTCCGCACCCTCACGGGCCTGCTCCTGCGCTTCGAGCCCAACCTGGACGTGGAGCAGGCCGAGGTCAACTTCGGCTGGAACCACCTGGAGCCCTACGTGCACTTCCTGCTGTCTGTCTTCTTCGTCATCTTCTCCTTCCCCATCGCCAGCAAGGACTGCATCCCCTGCTCTGAGCTGGCCGTCGTGTCCATCTTCTTCACCGCCACCAGCTACGTGAGCCTGAGCTCGTCTGCCGAGCCCTACACCCGGAGGGCCCTGGTGACCGAGGTGGCCGCCGGCCTACTGtccctcctgcccaccctgccctgcgGCTGGCAGCACCTGAAGCTCCTGGGCCAGACCTTCGTCACCGTGCCCCTGGGCCACTTGGTCGTCCTGAACGTCAGCGTCCCCTGCCTGCTGTACGTGTACCTCCTGTACCTCTTCTTCCGCATGGCGCAGCTGCGGGGCTTCAAGGGCACCTACTGCTACCTGGTGCCCTACCTGGTCTGCTTTATGTGGTGTGAGCTGTCCGTGGTCATCCTGCTCGAGTCCACCGGCCTGGGGCTTGCCCGAGCCACCGTGGGCTACTTCCTCTTCCTGTTCGCGCTCCCCGTCCTGGTGGCCGGCCTGGCGCTCATGGGCGTGCTGCAGCTTGCCCGCTGGTTCCTGTCGCTGGAGCTCACCAAGGTGGCCGTCACTGCGCTGCTGTGCAGCGTCCCCCTGCTGTTCCGCTGGTGGAGCAAGGCCAGCTTCTCGCCGGTGGCCATGGTCAAGTCCCTGACGCGGAGCTCCGTCGTCAAGCTCATCCTGGTGTGGATCACGGCCATCGTGCTCTTCTGCTGGCTGTATGTGTACCGCTCGGAGGGCATGAAGGTCTACAACTCCACGCTCACCTGGCAGCAGTACGGCTTCCTGTGCGGGCCCCGGGCCTGGAAGGAGACCAACATGGCCCGCACCCAGATCCTGTGCAGCCACCTGGAAGGCCACAGGGTCACATGGACGGGCCGCTTCAAGTACGTGCGGGTGACGGAGATCGACAACAGCGCCGAGGCGGCCATCAACATGCTCCCGCTCTTCGTGGGCGACTGGATGCGCTGCCTGTACGGCGAGGCCTACCCGTCTTGCAGCCCCGGCAATGCTTCCACGGCCGCGGAGGAGCTATGCCGCCTGAAGCTCCTGGCCAAGCACCCCTGCCACATCCGCAAGTTCGACCGCTACAAGTTCGAGATCACGGTGGGCATGCCCTACAGTGGCGCCAACGGCTCCCGCGGCCCAGAGGAGGACGATGTCACCAAGGACATCGTGCTGCGGGCCAGCGGCGAGTTCAAGGACGTGCTTCTCGGCCTGCGCCACGGCAGCCTCATCGAGTTCAGCACCGTCCTCGAGGGCCGCCTGGGCAGCAAGTGGCCCGTCTTCGAGCTCAAGGCCATCCGCTGCCTCAACTGCATGGCACAGCTGTCCCCCGCCCGGCGCCACGTGAAGATAGAGCACGACTGGCGCAGCACCGTGCACGGCGCCGTCAAGTTCGCCTTTGACTTCTTCTTCTTCCCGTTCCTGTCGGCCGTGTGA